A single Silvibacterium dinghuense DNA region contains:
- a CDS encoding gamma-glutamyl-gamma-aminobutyrate hydrolase family protein has protein sequence MSAPRIAIPVPHSTDAAYNARSLPQYLHAIEAAGGIPVEVPLSASPAEVARLAASCQGVLLPGSGADVDPEKYGHPRIPACNATDPAREAVDELLMQDAANLDKPLLAICFGFQSWNVWRGGTLIQDIPTQHPTSVNHAPGRTIVDAHSVTIEPGTRLAAIVGHDTPADPLPVNSSHHQAVDQPGDRLRIAARSREDGIIEALEGTSEAFVLAVQWHPERSYDADPASRALFAAFLAAASTWKPRSVVESVAVSGTAADAAR, from the coding sequence ATGAGCGCACCCCGCATCGCCATCCCTGTTCCTCACAGCACCGACGCTGCCTATAATGCCCGCTCCCTGCCGCAGTACCTCCATGCGATCGAAGCAGCCGGCGGTATCCCGGTCGAAGTTCCTCTCAGTGCATCGCCGGCCGAAGTTGCCCGCCTGGCTGCTTCCTGCCAGGGCGTGCTGCTCCCTGGAAGCGGAGCCGATGTCGATCCGGAAAAGTACGGCCATCCCCGCATCCCGGCCTGCAATGCCACCGATCCCGCCCGGGAAGCCGTGGATGAGTTGCTGATGCAGGATGCCGCAAACCTCGACAAACCGCTGCTCGCCATCTGCTTCGGCTTCCAGTCATGGAACGTCTGGCGCGGCGGCACACTCATCCAAGACATCCCGACCCAGCACCCGACGAGCGTCAATCATGCTCCCGGACGCACCATCGTGGATGCCCATTCCGTCACTATCGAGCCCGGAACGCGGCTGGCCGCGATTGTGGGGCACGACACGCCCGCAGACCCGCTCCCGGTAAACAGCAGCCATCACCAGGCCGTCGACCAGCCCGGAGACCGGCTCCGCATCGCCGCCCGCAGCCGTGAAGACGGCATCATCGAGGCGCTCGAGGGTACGAGCGAGGCCTTTGTTCTCGCCGTACAGTGGCATCCCGAGCGCTCTTATGACGCCGATCCAGCCTCCCGCGCCCTGTTTGCCGCGTTCCTCGCCGCCGCCTCGACCTGGAAGCCGCGCTCCGTCGTCGAATCTGTCGCTGTTTCCGGCACCGCGGCGGACGCTGCCCGATGA
- a CDS encoding ParA family protein: MADASASSTNTVLAVVNQKGGVGKSTTAINLSAALAMEGLRVLLIDCDPQANSTGGYGLPRDEQRKSTYDILVGEATLAEALQPTEIDTLKLVPSSKHLIGANVELIEHDRRAYRLRDAIDTIRADYDYILLDCPPALDLLTLNALVAASGLLVPMQAEYFALEGISELMHTLERVQESLNPDLQIEGVLLTMYDDRTNLAQQVTENLREFFKDKLLKTSIPRNIRLAEAPSYGKPVLLYDPRSRGAESYAELAEELLSRHKRVSPKAKERKAAAASKPAAKVRFWPYG; this comes from the coding sequence ATGGCAGACGCCTCCGCATCCAGCACAAACACCGTTCTCGCTGTCGTCAATCAAAAAGGCGGCGTCGGCAAATCCACCACCGCGATCAACCTCTCGGCCGCGCTCGCCATGGAGGGACTCCGTGTCCTCCTGATCGATTGCGACCCCCAGGCCAACTCCACCGGGGGATATGGTCTGCCGCGCGACGAGCAGCGCAAATCCACCTATGACATCCTCGTCGGAGAAGCTACTCTTGCCGAGGCCCTTCAGCCGACCGAGATCGACACTCTCAAGCTCGTTCCTTCGAGCAAGCACCTCATCGGCGCCAATGTCGAGCTTATCGAGCATGATCGCCGCGCCTATCGCCTCCGCGACGCCATCGACACCATCCGAGCCGACTACGACTACATCCTGCTCGACTGCCCGCCGGCGCTCGATCTTCTGACTCTGAATGCTCTGGTGGCTGCCAGCGGCCTCCTCGTGCCCATGCAGGCCGAGTACTTCGCTCTCGAAGGCATCAGCGAGCTCATGCACACCCTGGAGCGGGTCCAGGAGAGCCTGAACCCCGACCTCCAGATCGAAGGCGTCCTGCTCACCATGTACGACGACCGGACAAACCTGGCCCAGCAGGTGACCGAAAACCTGCGCGAGTTCTTCAAGGACAAGCTTCTCAAGACCAGCATCCCGCGCAATATCCGCCTCGCCGAAGCGCCAAGCTATGGCAAGCCTGTCCTTTTATATGACCCGCGCTCGCGTGGCGCGGAAAGCTATGCCGAGCTGGCTGAGGAGCTCCTCAGCCGCCACAAGCGCGTCAGCCCCAAAGCCAAGGAACGCAAGGCTGCAGCGGCATCGAAACCGGCAGCCAAGGTTCGCTTCTGGCCTTACGGCTGA
- the rsmG gene encoding 16S rRNA (guanine(527)-N(7))-methyltransferase RsmG, which yields MNAADLLLEAVDKAGLDPLPEGAPGQFATYLELLLKWNARLNLTAIRNPEEILRRHFLESIECARAIPDAGALPSSTVLDLGSGAGFPGIPVAILRPELVVTLAESQAKKSSFLREAVRTLGLSARVFDGRIETMPLPQRFGTVTLRAVDKMVEATALAAERVQEGGYLLLFATENTREAVEQAVAPVLPGLQWDAPRNLHSSGHGFLLRGHLPA from the coding sequence ATGAATGCGGCCGATCTCCTCCTCGAGGCCGTGGACAAAGCCGGCCTCGATCCTCTTCCCGAAGGCGCTCCCGGCCAGTTCGCAACCTACCTCGAGCTTCTCCTCAAGTGGAACGCCCGGCTGAACCTCACAGCCATCCGCAATCCTGAAGAAATCCTTCGCCGCCACTTTCTCGAATCCATCGAATGCGCCCGCGCTATCCCTGATGCCGGTGCACTCCCCTCTTCAACTGTCCTCGATCTTGGCTCCGGGGCGGGTTTTCCCGGAATTCCTGTCGCCATTCTGCGCCCGGAGCTGGTCGTAACCCTGGCGGAATCGCAGGCCAAGAAGTCTTCTTTTCTCAGGGAAGCCGTTCGTACCCTGGGTTTATCAGCCCGGGTCTTCGATGGACGCATCGAGACGATGCCCTTGCCCCAGCGTTTTGGCACCGTGACACTGCGCGCGGTGGACAAGATGGTTGAGGCGACAGCCCTTGCCGCTGAGCGCGTACAGGAGGGGGGATATCTCCTTCTCTTCGCCACAGAAAATACTCGCGAAGCCGTGGAACAAGCCGTTGCGCCCGTTCTACCCGGCCTCCAATGGGATGCGCCACGGAACCTTCATAGCAGCGGGCATGGATTCCTGCTTCGCGGCCACCTCCCAGCCTGA
- a CDS encoding bifunctional folylpolyglutamate synthase/dihydrofolate synthase, with protein sequence MSYAAAIEGLYALAGELHAPAPGQPRRKFELSQMRALAAALGNPQQAFPSVLVAGTNGKGSTSSTLASILAASGLRVGLYTSPHLTRVNERIQFLAPGHPPREIGDDAFARLYFQVDDMARRLVTAGSLPGHPSFFEAMTALAFLSFAEESVDIAVLEVGMGGRLDATNIVEPLVSVITDISLDHTEWLGLTITDIAREKAGILREHGVLVTLPQHPEANQAIGEIAVALHVEGINAADYIPSRATESNSYSIRVLGEAIEIASPLHGAHQQRNVALAITAATALRNRISDSYKLTPASIAAGIRNTRWPGRLEQIGRILFDVAHNPAGAWALRAALSHLDPEPRPLIAVFGCLRDKAIGEMTQILFPLFDRVILTEVPSPRTATLAELSTAMAATGTSFETAASPGEALERARALTGEAGLTVITGSVYLVGELRPMAQTLNTKPAR encoded by the coding sequence ATGTCCTACGCAGCAGCCATTGAGGGCCTTTATGCGCTCGCGGGAGAGCTTCATGCGCCTGCGCCCGGCCAGCCGCGCCGCAAGTTCGAGCTCAGCCAGATGCGCGCTCTTGCCGCTGCTCTCGGCAATCCCCAGCAGGCATTCCCTTCGGTGCTGGTCGCGGGCACAAACGGCAAAGGATCCACATCTTCCACACTTGCCAGCATCCTTGCGGCCTCCGGTCTGCGCGTCGGCCTCTATACCTCGCCGCATCTCACGCGCGTCAACGAGCGCATCCAGTTCCTCGCCCCGGGCCATCCCCCCAGGGAAATCGGCGACGATGCCTTCGCACGTCTGTACTTCCAGGTCGATGACATGGCCCGCCGTCTCGTCACTGCAGGCTCCTTACCTGGGCATCCCAGCTTCTTCGAGGCCATGACCGCCCTCGCTTTCCTCAGCTTCGCCGAGGAAAGTGTGGATATCGCCGTCCTCGAAGTCGGCATGGGCGGACGTCTCGACGCCACCAATATCGTCGAACCGCTGGTCTCCGTCATCACCGACATCTCGCTCGATCACACCGAATGGCTTGGGCTCACCATCACCGACATTGCTCGCGAAAAGGCCGGCATCCTGCGTGAACATGGGGTTCTCGTAACCCTTCCGCAGCATCCCGAAGCGAATCAGGCCATCGGTGAGATCGCCGTTGCGCTGCACGTCGAAGGCATCAATGCTGCGGACTACATCCCATCCCGCGCCACGGAAAGCAACAGCTATTCGATCCGCGTGCTGGGCGAGGCCATCGAGATCGCCTCGCCTCTGCACGGCGCGCACCAGCAGCGCAATGTCGCCCTGGCGATCACAGCGGCAACGGCACTCCGCAATCGTATCAGTGACAGTTACAAATTAACGCCGGCATCCATTGCCGCCGGCATCCGGAACACCCGCTGGCCCGGACGCCTCGAGCAGATTGGCCGCATTCTCTTCGACGTCGCCCATAATCCCGCGGGAGCCTGGGCCCTGCGCGCCGCGCTTTCCCATCTCGATCCCGAGCCGCGCCCCCTTATCGCCGTCTTCGGCTGTCTGCGCGACAAAGCCATCGGCGAAATGACGCAGATACTTTTCCCTCTTTTCGACAGGGTTATCCTCACCGAGGTGCCCTCGCCGCGCACGGCTACGCTCGCGGAGCTCTCCACCGCGATGGCCGCCACCGGCACGAGCTTTGAGACTGCTGCCAGCCCGGGCGAAGCCCTCGAGCGTGCCCGCGCACTGACCGGCGAAGCCGGCCTTACCGTCATCACCGGCAGCGTCTACCTTGTGGGAGAACTCCGTCCCATGGCCCAGACCCTGAATACGAAGCCGGCACGCTGA
- a CDS encoding lysophospholipid acyltransferase family protein has product MQPTLKPRPNPIPAGTWLFNYVFRAPAFFLTTAFFGSLSLIASLWDKSGRQQHAIAQRWGRTITRISGSRVRVLNAQFLNGSVAVYCANHLSYMDTPVIFGALPFQFRIVARHELFSLPFIGWHLTRSGQVPVNISNPRASVGSLSSAVRTLKSGLPLFIFPEGGRSDAGHPDEFLNGPAFMAVRAQVPLVPIALIGTWELLPIHTSVFYPVPVTIAVGEPIDTIGYTMRDLDKLTARLRDEISRLYYQHSHLEPPVLST; this is encoded by the coding sequence ATGCAGCCCACGCTCAAGCCCCGTCCCAATCCCATTCCTGCCGGCACGTGGCTCTTTAATTACGTTTTCCGTGCTCCGGCCTTCTTTCTCACCACTGCATTCTTCGGCAGCCTGTCTCTGATTGCATCCCTGTGGGATAAATCCGGGCGCCAGCAACATGCCATCGCCCAGCGCTGGGGACGCACCATTACCCGTATCAGCGGCAGCCGGGTGCGTGTCCTCAATGCCCAGTTCCTGAATGGCAGCGTCGCCGTGTATTGCGCCAACCACTTGTCCTATATGGACACGCCGGTCATCTTTGGCGCGCTGCCGTTCCAGTTCCGCATCGTGGCCCGCCACGAGCTGTTCAGCCTGCCTTTCATCGGCTGGCATCTCACCCGCTCCGGCCAGGTTCCGGTCAATATCAGCAACCCACGCGCTTCGGTCGGCAGCCTCAGCTCCGCCGTGAGAACACTCAAATCCGGCCTTCCGCTCTTTATCTTCCCGGAAGGCGGCCGTTCCGACGCTGGTCACCCCGACGAATTTCTGAACGGACCGGCGTTTATGGCCGTCCGTGCCCAGGTACCCCTTGTTCCCATTGCGCTGATCGGCACCTGGGAGCTGCTCCCAATCCATACCTCGGTTTTTTACCCCGTACCGGTCACGATTGCCGTCGGTGAGCCCATCGACACCATCGGATATACGATGCGCGATCTCGACAAGCTCACCGCCCGGCTACGCGACGAGATCAGCCGTCTTTACTACCAACACTCTCACCTCGAGCCGCCCGTTCTGAGCACTTAG